The nucleotide sequence GTCGTGCGAGGGGAGAGGCGATCGCTCCCTTCAATCACATCGACAATACAAGTGCCACATTGGCCTGCGCCGCCACAATTGGTCATCTTGGCGACAAACTTATAGAGATCGATGTCATTCTCAAGCGCGATACGCCGTAGGTTAGCTCCTTCAGCAGTCGTAATATTCTTATCTTCGTTGATAAACTTGATGGTCAGCATTGACATATCCT is from Synechococcus sp. PCC 7336 and encodes:
- a CDS encoding 2Fe-2S iron-sulfur cluster-binding protein, whose protein sequence is MLTIKFINEDKNITTAEGANLRRIALENDIDLYKFVAKMTNCGGAGQCGTCIVDVIEGSDRLSPRTTPEERKLKRKPDTYRLACQTKVMGDISVKTKP